The sequence ACATCGGCGAAGTCCGCTTTGAACTTGGTTAAAAATTCTTTTAGAACCACTAGAGCACGCCGACCTCTGAAAGTGATCTctcctaaaaagaaaaagaaaattttactccctccgtcccaataaTATAAGAGTGCTTTTTACactcaaaacactcttatattatgggatggaggaagTATTATACAACTTTTCCTCCTTTCTAGAAATAGATCATACGTGCCCAAATTTGCATAGACTAAGCATCAGCGAAGCCGCTTTGAAGTTAGTTGAGAGTTCAAAAGTGAACAGTCTCGTGCTTAATTCTAAAATTCTGTTAGGACCGCTTGTGTGTTCTGGGGTGGAAACTGAACCGGAAGCGAAGTACACGGTTCAATAGTCAACAGTGGACTTTTCTTCCAAACCAAAAAAAAAAACACGTAGACTTTTCCAAACAAGCTCTGATATGCGTGCGGCCAAGGAATTTTCTTCACAAATTCGAGCACGTTGACACGTTGAAATGTGAAATGTTTGACAGATTTTCTTACAGAAAACAGAGTGTGTGTCACTGACAATTGAGCATGCGCGTGTGTTGGGAGCAGGTACCGGGCGGTGACGAGCGCCTACTACCGGGGCGCGCTGGGCGCCATGGTGGTGTACGACGTGACCCGCCGCGCCACCTTCGACCACGTGACCCGCTGGGTGGAGGAGCTCCGCGCCCACGCCGACGGCTCCACCGTCGTGGCGCTCGTCGGCAACAAGGCCGACGCGGCCGCGCACCGCCGCGAGGTGCCGGCCGACGAGGCCGCGCGGTTCGCCGAGGAGCAGGGGCTCTTCTTCTCCGAGGCGTCGGCGCTGACGGGCGACAACGTGGAGCGCGCCTTCCTCGCGCTCCTCGAGGAGGTCTTCGCCGTCGTCTCCCGCCGGGCGCTGGAGCTCGACGAGGCGCGGCGGACGCGCAGCAGCGGCGTCagcgacggcggcgaggtgctgTCGCTGAGGGGCACCACGGTGGACCTGCACGACCCCATCATGGAGACCAGCGCCATGAAGAAGACCGCCTCCTCGCAGTGCTCGTGCTCGTGACCGGCGACGTGGTCGGCAACCTCAGCCGGTGGTGCTGTGACAGAGACACGCCGCACCGTGATGTGCAAGGATTCACACCAGATTACGCCATGCATTCTCGAACACATAAGTTTAGACATGTAAAGCATTTGTTGTACATACATTGTGATAAGAAATGGTTGGGTTCATTTGCCTCTTCATCTGCGAGACTGTGAGATTGATCAGAACTTCTTTTCCTCCCAAAGCTCTTTTTTTTAGGGGACCTCCCAAAGCTCATTGACATGGCTCGTTAGGGATGCATGGGATTCACATGAATTTCGCCAAAAACAGCAGCTCAATTCAAACAACAGTGAGGCTAAGTTCAAGTgtttgacatccaagataaatctaGCGCACCTTCACACCGGCGAAAAGGTAAGATGGGAAGGATATGAGATTTTCTCAAAACTAGTGCGGACAATTTTATCCGTAACGCGCATCattacaactcatcacaaacaaaCTGCAGTTGTATGAACAACAACAATGTCGTAGCAACTAATAACTGACAGGTCATTTCCTGCTCAATCTTCTTCTCCTTCAGAAGGTAGATCTTCCTTGAACCATGTGTAGAGCCCTCCGTCCAGATGGAACACGTTCTTGTAGCCGTTTAGGACCAGCAGATACGCCGCTATCAGAGACCTGCCAGAGTCGAAGCATAATCGGCTGAGTTAAACATCGGTGCTCACAAGTTTACCTATGAGTGTCCACGCAGAGCAATGCATATATACTTCTAAAGAAAAATGCCGTTTTGTTCTTGAAGTTGCAATTCAAGAACTAGAAAATGATCTCAGCGTGGCTTTTCAAACTACAGGAATGAAAAAGCTGAATGACAATTCTCCAGCTGCCATCATGAATTTGCATCAATTATTATAAATTTGAAGTTCATAGCATTGCAGTTGCAACAAATTAATGCTGCTGGTTCTCAAATGTGATTTACCAACCTgggaactaaaaccacgacacttattttggaacggatggagcaATATCTAAATCTCAGTGGTAAAACAcataaacgtggaccgaaagtgggctgcaatttaattgcacCAGCCGGGTCTTGagctcaagacctcttggctcaaGATACCATGTAGatgtgcatgctctagccaatgaacccaaaagaccgatctgatggaagagactaggcaatacatttatacgtcaacacACGTCAAAAAATGAGAGCAATCCAGTAATGGGAGAACAAGCATAAACTATCTACCGGGATTAACAACCACTTAACAAGTACTAGCCCCCCTCAACTTTGATGCATATGGATGTGCAGTACGGCATGGATCGAAAACTGTGTCTGGTCTTAGCCTGACTGACTACGCTTGACGTAAGCAAATGCACGATACTGAATTTAGTGCATTTTACACAAAACACTTTGCAGATTTTTTTAAGAAAGAATGCTGTTAGCATCCGTTCCTggatattttttttccaaaaaagacCGGTAGGGGCAGAGctatattttttttttgaaaaggaggttcaACCCCCGGGCTCTGCATCATATGATGTACACAACCATCTTCATAAAAAATAGTTCTCGTTGACAATCGCAACAGTACACAGAGGATAAACAAGGCGAAAACACAACTGCCTGATAACAGGATTACATGACTCACACACATAACCTATCATTGGATCGCCGTCCTAACCGATTGAACGTATCTTGTGCGACGGTCTCCCAAGGGAGACGGAGACCGTAGCAGAGAGCAGGGGAAGAGCCTGGTGGCATTAATTAAGAAGAGGCTGCGAGAGACTGAATTCTACCACTGAGATTTGAACATGTGTCAGCTTGAAGATGACACTGCCCTCCCAGGCTCCCACTACTTGGCCAAGAACACATCCACAAATAGCATGGTTTTTAATACTTGGTTAATTTTATTGGTCGAGTAACTGGACCAATTTACAAATATCTGCTTAATATATCACAGAATCATCCATGCTTGTTCACAGGATAATATATTAGTAATAGTATTGAAAATTCAGTCATGACCAATCAACCACCAGTGTTGACAGGAAAATAGCTAAACAAAACCCATGGTAGAAATAAAGAGAATGTTCAAATTGCGAAACAAATTTCCACTAACAGAAAACCCCGACAACAGAGAATATCTTTTAATGCGAAGATTGGTTAAACCTAGTAACAAAATATGCACAGATCTCATTTCACGGAAGATGCAAGAAATTTAGCTTAAGCCAAATCACATTAATAAACAGTATCAGCAGTTCAGCACCTTCATGACAACTGGAAAAGGACCGACAATCCATGGAAATTAAACAAGTTTAGCAGTAaataatactactccctctgttccatattacttgtcgtggttttagatctaaaaccacgacgagtaatatggaacggagggagtatatgggcaACATAATATACCTAGATTGCTTCCCATCAGGTAGATTCTGTGTTGGCTTCATTGTTCCTCCTGCTGAACATGCTACAATTATCTTTGAATCTTTATTAAGTTTTTCTTCAACGCCTGCACAAATATGGCATATGCATCTGATTGCCGGTACATGTATAAATGGTGAGGACACAGCAAACAGAAGTACAAAAAATGCTACGTACTTTTTATAAACTCAGGATTCTCTTCTGTTCCTGCAAATATGCCAAAGAAAGCAAATGCTGCCCTCCTTGCAATATCCCATGCTGTCCACTCCTTTATTAATCTGTATATTTGTACATTAACAGCACCAGGTGGGTGAGCCTGCACAAAAATAAATCCATAACTGTGGTGCAACTTTCCCAGATTGAAATATAAATTTCATTGTATGAAGCGGCACAATATGAAAACAAACTTTTGACATTTTTTTAGGCATCATTGGAGACGATTTGATCACTGTTAGCCGTTTAGGTACTACTACTACTAAGCAGACTTCTAAATTTATGTTTGGCTATTGCAACAGCAACATATATTATATCTCcagttatatactccctccattcctaaatataagtctttgtagagattccaatatggactacatacggagcaaaatgagtgaatctacactctaaaatatgtctatatacatccgtatgtagtttgtagtgcaatctctaaaaagacttatatttaggaacgaaaggGAGTAATTGTGAACTGTATTCAGCATAGTGTTGTCGATTCAATACATCATCATTGATACACAATTTGCTTCAGCTATCATTTCGGGTTGATAAAAGACACAAAAAAGATAAGTAAGCAACAATGTAAAAGTAAGTTTCTGCCCTAAACCCAAGAGCTTGAGACAGCAACTATAAGATACCTGTTTGAACTCTGCTTCTGGTCTGACATCGAGAATTACAAAGTTGTTTTCGTTTTGAAGGCGCAGTGCTTCCTTCACATCAACACTACGTACCTGCAAAAACAAACAGGAGAAACACCTCTGATGTAAATGGCGGCTGCTAAGCATAGAATGCTCATCTTCAATCAACAGTAAATCAAGCCAATACACATATGAATCAACAGGAATAGGTAGATAAGTCCTCATAAATGTCAAAACAGTGCCTATTTCACATATAATCTATAATTGTTCTACACATACATATGTTACTCTAACTCTCTTCATAAGACTTAAGGTTAAGAAGTCCGCAGCAACCTTCATATACGTTTAATGCAAAAATATTGGTCAGAATGATGGTTATTACCCGCTTCTCTAATAGGAATTGCCGTTTGATCTTCCATTCCTCTTCAGCTGCAAAATAAGGGGGGTAAACATGCCAAGATAGCATCATGCATAACAGAATAAGAAACGGTTCCATATCAAGTCAAAGGAGGCAAGCATATTCACAGTACCTGGAGATTTCGCAGTCTTAGTGGCAGCACATGTTACCCGCAGCGAGCGCACACCATGCGCTCGGTAATGTTTTGCAGCTTCTAATGGGCGCCACAAATGACCAGATGAGAAGTCTGAGCAGGAGGATATCCTTGACGAGCAAGGAAGGTTGGCTTTCACTATGGAGCTAGCTGCGATCATCGTGGTCATGAGATAAAGAGCAGCAAAAACTTGGGGAAGAATCGGAAGGGAGCTTAGCTAATCCTAAGGCTGCAACTGTTGCTGGAAGGAGATATTTTGGGATGTGCAAGTGTCCAAAGGACCTAAATGGTTCTGGATGGGATGTCCCAGCATATCTGAACTAGTGGTTGAGGTTGAGCAAGTGTTGAGATGGACAATCTGGAGTCTGGCTATGGGCTTGCCCTGACCCCACAAAACAAATTCACCATCAATCTTTTATTGGAAAAACTTACCACTGCTTTTCTCTTGTCATGAAGTAATTTCTGGTGTTTGGCTCATACAAATTTCTAGCTTTCCACAAATAAAATGGAACAGAAGGACACAGCAGCATTTCACTACAATCCAACTCTTTATTAGGTACTCACCAATTACCACCTACAAATGGGAACAGTAAGGTGCCCAAACAGATTTGCTCCCTAAAACCCAAATCATCGACTAAACAAGAGTACACCAAAGTCCAGAAAATGGAGACCCTAAAAGTTTCAATTCAGAACACAAACAAACGAAATCATCACCAGTTCCCCAGTGAGCTAAGCTCAGTGCTCATTCACTCCAGTATCCATTTTCcttctcatcctcctcctcgccctctgcTTCACCAATCTCCATTGACGCCTCCTTGAACCGCTTGACATTCTCCAATGCCGCCTTCCGGAACAACCCAATGTCCACTGCACCTGCAACCATATGGTATCCCCTGTGCTTGAGCTGCTCAGCTGGGTCATTGGGCATCGCAAACCCACCCAAGTAAGCCGCATTGGTTTCCGGAGCAGCGTCCTTCTTCTTCCTGGCCTCCAGCACCTTCCTCTCAGCCTCCCTCAGCGCCGCTCGCACCTTCCTGTTCCCGGGATCCCACAGGTACCCCATGCTCGCCGACAGGTCGAGCGGGCCCATCTGGACGACGTCGACCCCttcgacggcggcgatggcgtcgaTCTCCGCAACGCCGGCGGCAGTCTCGACCTGGCAGATGATGAGGGTGTCGTCCTCGCAGCGGGAGAGGTAGGAGTCGTCGAGGCCGTAGGCGGATGCGCGGACGATTGGGTAGGCAGCGCCACGGACGCCGCGGGGCGGGTAGCGGCAGTGGGATACAGCCTCCGCGGCAGCGGCCGGAGACTCGACGGCGGGAAGCATGAGGCCCGCGGGACCAAGGTCGAGCGCCTTCTTCGCCCAGACGGGGCAGGCCTCCGGGAGGCGGAGGACGGCGGGGgtgcgggcggcgtcgagggcgcggaGGCAGGTGAGGGCCTCCGTGATGCCGCCCGGCCCGTGCTCCATGTCGACAACGACGTAGTCGTAGCCGGCGAGCGCGGCGATCTCGGCGAGCGTAGGGGagaaggagaggaggaagaggccgTAGAGGGTGTCGCCCGCGGCGAGGCGGGACTTGAGGGACGGGACCGGGGCGAGGAAGTCGGAGGCCGCGGACGCGGACGCGGAGATGGCCCCGGCGGCGCGGGAGCGCCTGCgggggaggagggagaggcggGGTGGGGTTCTGGGCTTGGGTTTCGGCGCGGGAAGGACGTGGGAgacggacgcggcggcggcggcggcggcgatagaGGCGGCCATGTGGGCCGATCGGCGGTGAGCGGCGGCTTTGCTGGTGGTTGGGGGATCTGCGACtgacgaggccggcggcggcggccggggagtGTGGGTGGAGTGAGCGAGCGTCGTGTCACTTGTCACGTGCCGCGTGGATCTGGCTCGGCTGGATCCGCGGCGCAAGCGCCGCCGTCGGATTTTGGCGGTCCTTGTGCGATCTACCTAGAGCAAATGTCCAACAGCTCCCCTGAAGAAAATGGTTGGTAACCTACTAACCTGATCGTTGTCGCTGCTTCATTTATtctttttttgagttgttgattgtttttgagATAGCTCCCTCAGCCCGTAATACTATAAGACCTTATAAGACAttttttttgacactatactagtaACGGTCGCATAACGTAATCCCTCGATGGGTTTGCTCAAGTGATTCGCTGAAATGGACATAGTCAAAGCGGTATTTGACCTGTGAATGGGTCCCACGCTCCCGCATCGCCCGCGGCATGCAAGTGGCCTCAAACAAGTTGTGCGCTAGTAGTTAGTTTCGTCATCTCGTCCTTTCCCCCATTCTCCCATGTGTTCTCGGACCGGCAGTGCCGCCCACCAAGCTAGCCGACGTACCGTCCCAACCAAGCTCTAGCTCGCCATCAATGTCGAGCCAGTAGGCACATACTGCGTCAGCCTAGACCTCTCCCTAGACTGCCCGCCATGGACGTCCTGAACTTCGCCTGTGTCCAATTTATGGTCGTGGCCATGGCTGTCGTGCCCATGCTTATCGGCCTGAATCGCCAGGCTATAAGAAGCCACCCCATCCCTTCTAAGTGTGCTACCCCTCTCACATCCACTTTAATTGAGTCACAACATGAAGGAATCAAGCCGAGAAGGGCCCCTTCCCCTGCATGTGCTCTGCCGCGGTCACTGTAACACCCGATAGTTAAGCTACAATAACCActcactaatggtgccatgtcattgcAATTACTTCTCTAAACCTCACTTTGTTCCAAACCAAATTCAAACTCAACTTAAAATAATGTCAAATTaatatttattcaaacagcaaaacAAAAATGGTCAAAGTATTACAAATAACCCCGAAGCAATTGTAAAAACAAAACCAACTTTTTATAAAATAGTTAAATGTCCTAAAACAATTAAAAAAGGGGGGCCAAACAATATTTTAATTGCTTTTTAAATTACAAAAATTTCAATATATTTCATTTAGGTGCCAAACTTTCTGTGGCAGTGAGATATATTTCAAGCTAAAATTTGAGACCAACCACACAAAAAATaaaaaagcataaaaagaaaaaaagaaaaggaagagagaAGGAGGCCCAGGTGTGGCTGGCATGCCCTGCCCACCTCCCTAGCTCCTTCTTCTGTTCACCAGGAACGTCGTCGACACCGCTCGTCCGCAGATGGCCGTGCGTGTCGGCCATCCGTCCTGTCCCCGGCGACTACAAGGCGCCCTCGCCCCCCCCCCTCTGAACCATAGGCCACCTACCCCCTAtctctcacacactctctctcggaTCGATCTTGATACATCCATCTTGCATCATGATTTCATATTGTTAGTTATAATGTTTttgtgcataataatgctttatggagtaattttaatgtcttttctctcataatatgcaaggtttacataaagagggagaatactggagctggaattctggacctgaaaaagctatgtcagagatacctattctacacatctccaaatgagctgaaattttacggagaattattttggaatatataaaaaatactggagcaaataattACCGGAGGGGGTCCACCTGGTGCCCACaatacaccagggcgtgccaggcaccccaggcgcgccctggtgggttgtgggcagcccagcccacctccgatgcccatcttctggtacataaggtcttttgacctagaaaaactaAGGAGAGCACTTTCGGGACAGAGCgtcgtcgtctcgaggcggaacttgggcaggagcacttttgccctctggcggagcgattccgctgggggaacttccctcccagaaggggaactcaaagccatcgtcatcaccaacaaccctctcatctttgggaggccaatcttcatcaacatcttcaacaacaccatctcatctcaaaccctagttcatctcttgtgttcaatctttgtatcggaacCTCGGGTTGGTAactatgggtgactagtagtgttgattactatatggtttatttggtggaagattatatgttcaaattcattatgctatttaatacccctctgatcttgagcatgaatatcatttgttagtagttacctttgttcttgaggccatgggagaagtcatgttgcaagtaatcatgtgaatttgatgtgtgttcgatattttgatgatgtgtatgttgagaatctcttagtggtgtcatatgaacgtcgactacatggcacttcatcatctttaggcctaagggaatgcattgtggagtagttattagatgatgagttgatagagtgacagaagcttaatccctagtttatgcgctacttcgtgagggactgatttggatccatatgtttaacgctatggttagattttatcttaatacttttctcgtagttgcagatgcttgcgagggggttaatcatatgtgggaggtttgttcaagtaagaacaacacccaagcaccagtccacccacatatcaaattatcaaagtagcgaacgtgaatcaaaccaacatTACAAAAAGTGGCTAGACAAAATTCATGcctgccctcaagaacgctttgcttattataagagaccgttttggcctatccttttccacaaaaggattgggctaccttgttgcactttatttaccgttatcgttacttgcttgttacaaattatcttgctatcaaactacccgttaccgacaatttcagtgcttgcagaaattaccttgttgaaaactgcttgtcatttccttctgctccttgttgggttcgacgctcttacttatctaaaggactacgattgatcccctatacttgtgggtcattaagaatcttttctggcgtcgttgcctgggagtgaagcactcttggtaagtggaaatcggtaaggaaaaaattatattacatgctgaaatttattgtcacttgtcactACGGAAaccaatcctttgaggggtttgttcggggtatcttcacctcgaccgaaagcacaattagttgcccctcaacctactgcattatgaaattccttcaggtatgataaaacaactgctagctaatccttatgcaggagatgggactgaacatcctgatatgcatttgatacatgtgaatgaaatttgtggattatttaagcttgcaggtttacccggagatgaagttaagaagaaggttttccctttatctttgaagggaaaagcattgacatggtataggctatgcgatgatattggatcttggatgaaatcgattgaaattggaatttcaccagaaattttatcctatgcatctagttcatcgtgatcaaaattatatatataatttttggcctcgtgaaggagaaagtatcgctctatcttgggggaggcttaagtcaatgttatattcatgccccaatcatgagctcttgagagaaattatcattcaatTTTTTTTGTGCTCGGCTCTCTCATGATGATAAATCCATgcccgatacttcttgtactggttcttttatgaagaagacgattgaattcaagtgggatctcttggaaagaattaaatgcaactctgaagatggggaacttgacgaaggtaaagagtcaggtattaagcttgagtttggttgtgttaaatcttttatgaataccgatgcttttcacaagcttagcactaaatgtggacttgactctgagatagtagcctctttttgtgaatcatttgctactcatgtgatctccctaagaagaagtggtttaaacatcaccccctattaaagaagaaattaaagaacgggtaaaagctaaagatgaaactattatttacaatttgatccagttgtgcctactgcttatattgaaaaccacctttccctattaggataaaggaacatgctaaggtatcaaTTGTGGTTCGCAgaagtaatattaaagcacctaaaccccctgagaaaattaaagtagaacctagtgttgctatggttaaagatctcttggtagaaaatattgatgggcatgttatttacttctgtgatgaagctgctacaatcaccaaacccgatgaaaaatataaacatagacctgtggttggcatgcctgttgtctcagttaaaataggagatcatttctatcatggtttatgtgacttaggtgccagtgtgagtgctattccttttaccttataccaagaaattatgaatgacatagcacccattgaaatagaagacatagatgttaatatcaaacttgctaatagagacaccatcacaccacttgggattgtttgagatgttgaagtcttgtgtgggaagataaaatatcctactgattttctagtccttggttccccacaagatgacttttgtcccattatctttggtagacctttcttgaacactctcaatgctaagatagattgtgaaaaaCAAACTATCAGTGCTAGTTTTGGTGATGTGTCTAATGAGTTCAATTTCTCTAATTTTCGCAAACAACCTTGGGATAaataattacctagtaaggatcaaataattggtcttgattctattgccatgcctcctacggatccactagaacaatatttgcttgaccatgaaaatgatatgcacttgcgtgaaagaaatgaaatagataaatattctttgaacaacaacctctcctAAAACATagttttcctattgaaactctaggaggtcctcctccacctaaaggtgatcctgtgtttgaattatagtaattgcctgacactttgaaatatgcttatcttggtgagaaaaagatatatcgagtattattagtgctaaccttacagaacatgaagaagagag comes from Triticum aestivum cultivar Chinese Spring chromosome 5B, IWGSC CS RefSeq v2.1, whole genome shotgun sequence and encodes:
- the LOC123112785 gene encoding rhodanese-like domain-containing protein 14, chloroplastic, with product MTTMIAASSIVKANLPCSSRISSCSDFSSGHLWRPLEAAKHYRAHGVRSLRVTCAATKTAKSPAEEEWKIKRQFLLEKRVRSVDVKEALRLQNENNFVILDVRPEAEFKQAHPPGAVNVQIYRLIKEWTAWDIARRAAFAFFGIFAGTEENPEFIKSVEEKLNKDSKIIVACSAGGTMKPTQNLPDGKQSRSLIAAYLLVLNGYKNVFHLDGGLYTWFKEDLPSEGEED
- the LOC123112784 gene encoding ras-related protein RABA3; the protein is MVSRGKQQEEEAAAGWEGEKEGEIDYVFKVVVVGDSAVGKTQLLGRFAKDEFFLDSKSTIGVEFQTRTLTLHRKQVKAQIWDTAGQERYRAVTSAYYRGALGAMVVYDVTRRATFDHVTRWVEELRAHADGSTVVALVGNKADAAAHRREVPADEAARFAEEQGLFFSEASALTGDNVERAFLALLEEVFAVVSRRALELDEARRTRSSGVSDGGEVLSLRGTTVDLHDPIMETSAMKKTASSQCSCS
- the LOC123112783 gene encoding 2-keto-3-deoxy-L-rhamnonate aldolase, which codes for MAASIAAAAAAASVSHVLPAPKPKPRTPPRLSLLPRRRSRAAGAISASASAASDFLAPVPSLKSRLAAGDTLYGLFLLSFSPTLAEIAALAGYDYVVVDMEHGPGGITEALTCLRALDAARTPAVLRLPEACPVWAKKALDLGPAGLMLPAVESPAAAAEAVSHCRYPPRGVRGAAYPIVRASAYGLDDSYLSRCEDDTLIICQVETAAGVAEIDAIAAVEGVDVVQMGPLDLSASMGYLWDPGNRKVRAALREAERKVLEARKKKDAAPETNAAYLGGFAMPNDPAEQLKHRGYHMVAGAVDIGLFRKAALENVKRFKEASMEIGEAEGEEEDEKENGYWSE